The nucleotide sequence AAAACCGTATACATTCTATAAACGGAACAATTAATTTTGAATCTGAAATTAACAATGGTTTTAAAGCCATAATTACAATTTAGATATGTTTACAAAAGTTCTAGTTGCAGACGATTTAGGAAGTATAAATCAAGGAGTGATATCTATCCTTGATACTTTAGGAGTTAAAGAAGTAGAGAAAGTGCAGTATTGTGATGATGCTTATTTAAAAGTAAAAAAAGCAATACTAGATAATAAGCCTTTTGATTTAGTGATTACAGATTTATCTTTTAAGGCAGACTATAGAGAGCAAAAGTATGCCTCAGGTGAAGATTTATTGAAAGCATTAAAAATTGAATTCCCTGATTTAAAGATTATAGTATATTCTGTTGAGGATAGGTTGCAAAAAGTTAGAACGATTATAAATAAACATAAAGCTGATGCTTACGTTTGTAAGGGAAGGCAAGGATTAATTGAATTATCTAAAGCTGTTAAAAAGGTTTATAAAAATGGCGTTTATTTGTCACCTAAAGTAGAACATGCTTTAAGTCCAAAAGCAAGTTTAGAAATTGATGATTATGATGTAGAGTTAGTGAATCAATTATCTAAAGGATTATCTCAAGATGAAATAAGTATTTTTTTCAAAGTAAATAATATGTCCCCTAGTAGCCTAAGTTCAATTGAAAAACGATTAAACAGACTTCGAATACAATTTAAGGCAAATAATGCTATACATTTAGTGGCAATAGTAAAAGATTTGGGTCTTATTTAATACTTTTTTCAAATATTACGGATATCCGTAAAATAGTTGTTTATTGAAATTATATTATTGTGCTATTAATTAGTTCTTAGGGAGAACGAAAGATAGCACGTTAAAAAACTTTGTTTTTGAAGCGTGCTTTTTTTAACAAGTATAATCAGTTATGGAATATTTAATTTCTGTTATCTAATTAAAGTAAAAAGCTGAGTTTTTTTTAATTCTTATAAATTATAAGCATACAATACATTTAAGAGCTAAACTAGGGGCTCTTACTCTCTTTATTTGACCATAATTTTTATTGATACTTGTAATTATCAAGTTATATTCTCATATTTGTTGCTATGATTGATTAAATCCACTTTCGTCTTGTCGAAATTCTTTTCGACCTTTTATTGCAAAATACTTATGGTATTTAGCTATGTCTATATTTAATCATCAATTATGTCATCTAACAAAATTTCAATTAAACAATTTTTCAAGTACTTCAAAATTGCTGTGTCTGGTAAAGAAGAAAGTTTTACAACGGGCAGTATTCGTCGTGCAATTTTTATGCTCTCTATTCCTATGATTTTGGAGATGCTTATGGAATCTATTTTTGCCATTGTCGATATATTCTATG is from Pontimicrobium sp. SW4 and encodes:
- a CDS encoding response regulator translates to MFTKVLVADDLGSINQGVISILDTLGVKEVEKVQYCDDAYLKVKKAILDNKPFDLVITDLSFKADYREQKYASGEDLLKALKIEFPDLKIIVYSVEDRLQKVRTIINKHKADAYVCKGRQGLIELSKAVKKVYKNGVYLSPKVEHALSPKASLEIDDYDVELVNQLSKGLSQDEISIFFKVNNMSPSSLSSIEKRLNRLRIQFKANNAIHLVAIVKDLGLI